The uncultured Paludibaculum sp. sequence AGTCGGTCAGGTAGCGCGCGGCCGCCAGCAGGCTTTCGGGTGAATCGAAGTTATGGTCCTGCGCCGTGTGGAACAGCACCAGTTCCACCGCGATACCCTGCTGCGCCGCCGCGATGAGCAGGCGATCCAGGCTGTCTTTTTCCGAGTCCCGGATGGAGCCATCCGGTTGGAAAACGTTCTGGTGCTCGGCCTGCAGCGGAAGCCGCACCAGCCTGAGTCCCTTGGACGGCAACACGTCCAGGCTGTCCGGCAACGCGCCGGACGCCGGCATCTCGTCCATTGTGACCCCGAGCAACCGGCCCTGCGCCTGGCGGCGGTACTCCGGCGCGGAGCATGCCTTTTGCCAAACGGCGGCGGCCGACGACCGGAGGTAGAACGCGCGAGGGTCGTACTTCGGCCCGATCAGAAAACCTGTGGATATTTCCAGCGTTTCACTGGGGGACGACCCGCCTAGAAGCGGGCAGACAAGGAGGGCGCAACAAAGAGAGACACGCATTGTTATTCAGAGCGTGCGTCCGAGGCGGAACGCTCACTTCTTGAATAAGTTATCAAATGCGATGCGTGCGTCGTTGGCCGTCTTGGGAGCCAAGACTTCGGGACGGTCGGCAGCCGGACGCGCCGCCGCCGAAACAGGCGCGGAGTCGCGGGCCACCGTCACGCGCGCACGGAAAAACGTGCACTCGTTGGCCTTGTCCTTGTAAGCGATACGCTCCGGAATCGGCTTCATGCACTGAAACCGGGTGGAAGGCTCGAAGTAAGAGCATTGCTTACAGCAGTGCAGCGCGACACTGCACTTGGGGCAGGTCCCCGAGAAATCCATGCCAGGCGGCAATGGCGTCGCGCAGTTGTAACAACGGGAAGCCGTCACCGTCTCCACCATGCGCGGCAGGCGGGGCCCCGTCACGTCTATGGGGGGACGCGGACCGCGATCGCGCGGGCGGTCGTCGCGCTGGGGCGCCCCTTTGCCGGCCGCCTCGGTATCCATATAGCCCCGCTGTTTATACTTGCGGTCGCTGTCCATAAGTGGAGTCCACTCCTTCGTGGTTGCTCAGCTTTCGTCTCGTGCCAATGTCTTTGGGAGGATCGCCAACATGGCCGTTCCCGGCGTATTCCACATTTCCACTCGGTAAAGGGCTGTTGGAGAGTCGCGTTTGGCAGGCACCGTCCCAGATCGGGGGATGGAGCGTCTAGCGGCCCAATTCCACCCGGTCATTGGCCGGCACACCTCATTCTTAGCACGGAACGCAACCGGAATCCAGCAAAGAAATCGATCAGGCCCGCGTCCACTTGACCGGCGAAAGACAGGGCCGTGTCAGCGGATCGTCGCAATGATTAGGACTGACTCGCAACGTATACCCGAGCCGGCCCGTCTGATGCGGCACGAAATCACGCCCAAACAAAACCGCGTCACTCTGTTCCGACAGCGGCGGCAGAGTGATCACACTGGTGTCGTCCAGGCCCCCATCGGGATTGACCCGCCCGACCACCGCCTCCACCCGGACATCCTCCGGAGTGAGGCCGGCCAGATGGACCTGCGCCCGCAATTGGATTGGGGTACCCGTCAATACGCATGCGCCCGGACCTTCCCCGGAATCGTCGATGCGCACCTGCGACCACAGCCGCTCCACCTGCGCGTACCAACTCGCCTTCTCGCGGGCCGGCTGGAAATCGTCGCGCCGCACGGCGAGACAGCCAACATGCGCCGGCTCGTAAAAGCGGGTCGTGTAGTCGTGGATCATCCGCTGGCAGTTGAACCCCGGGCTCAGATTCATTAAAGATTGCTTCACCCGCTGCATCCAACCGTGCGGCACGCCTTCCTCGCGGCCCTTGTAGTACAGCGGAAGAATGTCGTTCTCCAACTGCGAATAGATGGACGAGGCGTGCAGATCGTCCATGTCGGACGAGTATAGGTCCCGGTCGCCGATGGCCCAGCCACCGGAAACCTCGTAGGCCTCATCGAACCAGCCATCGAGAATCGACAGATTCAGCGTGCCGTTGATGGCGGCCTTCATGCCACTGGTGCCGCAGGCTTCCTCTCCGCGGCGCGGATTGTTCAGCCACAGATCGACGCCGTGCACCAGTTCCCGGCCCACTTCGATGTCGTAGTCCTCGATGAAAACCACGTGTTTGGCAAACCCCGGGTCGCGGGAAAGCTGCACAATCTCGCGAATAAACTGCTTGCCCGGATTGTCCTTCGGGTGCGCCTTGCCGGCCACCAGGATTTGCACCGGCATCTGCGGATTCGACAGAATCGCCTTCAGACGTTCCTTGTCCCGGAAGATCAGAGTCGCGCGCTTGTACGTGGCAAAGCGCCGCGAGAACCCGATGGTGAAGGCCTCCGGATCGAACAACTCGGAAAGTCGCCGCTGCTCGGTGGATGAGGCACGGCGCTCCTGCGCCCGCTTCGACATCCGCTCCCGGACAAAGTTGATCAGCCGCCGCTTCCGCCGCCGCCGGATCTCCCAGAGTTCGTCGTTGGGAATCTCTGGGATCTGGTCCCAAATCGATCCGTCGGGGTAGCGTTCGCGCCAATCCGGAGCCAGGTATTGGTCGTAGAGCTGGGCCAGGTCGCCGTTCAGCCACGTCGGCAGATGGACGCCGTTCGTGATCGGTGTGATCGGCACTTCGTGCACAGGCAGGTCGGGCCACAGCTTGTGGAACATCTCCTGTGAGACCTCGCCATGCAGCCGGCTCACCGCATTGCGGTAAGCGGATGTCTTCAGCGCCAGCACCGCCATCGAGAAACGATCGCCCTGCTCGTCCGTGCCGCCTTGTCCCAGACTGAGGAACTTGTCGAACGGCACGCCGTAGCGCTCGCAGTACCCGTGCAGGTACTCATACACCAGGCCCGGATCGAACATGTCGATGCCGGCCGGCACCGGCGTGTGCGTGGTAAATACGTTATTGCCGCGCGCCGATTCCAGTGCCTCTTCGAAGCTCAGCCGGTGCTCCTGCATCGACAGCCGGATCCGCTCCAGGGCCAGGAACGCCGAGTGGCCTTCGTTCATGTGATAGACGGTCGGCTCCAGGCCCAGCGCCTTCAAGGCCCGCAGTCCGCCCACGCCCAGCACCAATTCCTGCTGGATGCGCGTGACGTTGTCGCCGCCATAGAGCTGATCGGTGATGTCGCGGTACTGCGTGTTCTGGTTCTGCGGGATGTTCGTGTCCAGCAGCAACAGATCCACCCGGCCCACCTTCAGCCGCCATACCTTAATGAAGCAGACGCCGTGCGGCAGCTTGACGTCCACCAGAATCTCATTCCCCGTGGCGTCCAGCGCCGGCTGAACCGGCCATGTGTAGAAATCGTTGACCGGCGTCTTTTCCGTCTGCCAGCCATCGGGGTTCAGATACTGCTGCAGGTATCCTTTTTGGTAAAGCAGCCCAATACCCACCAGGTTGAGGCCGGCGTCGCTGGCGGCCTTCAGATGATCCCCGGATAGAATGCCCAGACCGCCCGAGTAGATCGTCAACGACTCCAACAGCCCATACTCCATCGAGAAATAGGCGACCAACATGGAGTCCTTGCGGCTCGCATCGGCCGGCGCGGACATGTACTCGTCATAGCGGCGACAGGCACTCTGGTAGAGCGCGATGTAGCGGGGGTCCGCCGCTGCCTTCTCCAACAACTCTTGCGGAATCCGGCCCAGCATCAGAACGGGGTTGCGGTGGCATTCCTTCCAGAGAGCGGGGTCCAACCGGCGAAACAGGGGCCGGATGGTGTGGTCCCAACTCCACAGCAGATTGTGCGCCAGCTCTCCCAGACGAGAGATAGCGGGCGGCAGCGCAGGGCTGACCAGGAACTCCTTCACCGGTTGAACTTGGAATGGCATGTTGGCTCTTGATGGATAGACATTCCAACATAGCAAACCCCACGGCGCGCTCGTGTGGTCCGGCCCCCGCCGGGCAACACATTGAGTCTGCTTAATGTAGGCGGCCAGACAGTGCTCGGGTACACCCAAACAGGGTAATCATATTTTTAAATCTTTTTATCTTCAATCGCCCGGTTTGTGACGTACAATGTTGTCATGAAGCTCAGCGCCCAAGAGGAATACGGGC is a genomic window containing:
- the glgP gene encoding alpha-glucan family phosphorylase — encoded protein: MPFQVQPVKEFLVSPALPPAISRLGELAHNLLWSWDHTIRPLFRRLDPALWKECHRNPVLMLGRIPQELLEKAAADPRYIALYQSACRRYDEYMSAPADASRKDSMLVAYFSMEYGLLESLTIYSGGLGILSGDHLKAASDAGLNLVGIGLLYQKGYLQQYLNPDGWQTEKTPVNDFYTWPVQPALDATGNEILVDVKLPHGVCFIKVWRLKVGRVDLLLLDTNIPQNQNTQYRDITDQLYGGDNVTRIQQELVLGVGGLRALKALGLEPTVYHMNEGHSAFLALERIRLSMQEHRLSFEEALESARGNNVFTTHTPVPAGIDMFDPGLVYEYLHGYCERYGVPFDKFLSLGQGGTDEQGDRFSMAVLALKTSAYRNAVSRLHGEVSQEMFHKLWPDLPVHEVPITPITNGVHLPTWLNGDLAQLYDQYLAPDWRERYPDGSIWDQIPEIPNDELWEIRRRRKRRLINFVRERMSKRAQERRASSTEQRRLSELFDPEAFTIGFSRRFATYKRATLIFRDKERLKAILSNPQMPVQILVAGKAHPKDNPGKQFIREIVQLSRDPGFAKHVVFIEDYDIEVGRELVHGVDLWLNNPRRGEEACGTSGMKAAINGTLNLSILDGWFDEAYEVSGGWAIGDRDLYSSDMDDLHASSIYSQLENDILPLYYKGREEGVPHGWMQRVKQSLMNLSPGFNCQRMIHDYTTRFYEPAHVGCLAVRRDDFQPAREKASWYAQVERLWSQVRIDDSGEGPGACVLTGTPIQLRAQVHLAGLTPEDVRVEAVVGRVNPDGGLDDTSVITLPPLSEQSDAVLFGRDFVPHQTGRLGYTLRVSPNHCDDPLTRPCLSPVKWTRA